One genomic window of Mycteria americana isolate JAX WOST 10 ecotype Jacksonville Zoo and Gardens chromosome 6, USCA_MyAme_1.0, whole genome shotgun sequence includes the following:
- the FBXL22 gene encoding F-box and leucine-rich protein 22 yields MCNSLLVILRPLQHCRYSTRPGDSLNTFCRAMHITQLNRECLLHLFSFLDKNSRKSLAKTCHKLLEVFQDPLLWPLLNFHSPAELKKDNFLLGPALKYLSICWYSERVKVCNIEDWMKNNFQKDFCNRHENTVNDFLLEVCNRCPNLLSLTLSGCGHVTDDCILLLLKNCPNLKTLKLENCVRITDQTLEAVTLYGGSLRTLHMDFCRNITQTGLERVREKCPSVMLRAERSANMIPDNKPEKKLMLEKASRKLVQL; encoded by the exons ATGTGCAACAGCCTTCTGGTGATTCTGCGCCCCCTCCAGCACTGCCGTTATTCCACAAGGCCAGGAGACTCTCTTAACACATTCTGCCGGGCTATGCATATAACCCAGCTGAATCGGGAATGCCTTTtacatctattttcttttctggacaaAAATAGTAGGAAAAGTTTAGCAAAAACATGTCACAAGTTGCTAGAAGTGTTTCAGGATCCTTTACTGTGGCCTTTGTTGAACTTTCATTCTCCAGCGGAACTGAAGAAGGATAATTTTCTCCTGGGACctgctttaaaatacttatcaATCTGCTGGTATTCAGAGAGAGTCAAGGTGTGTAACATTGAGGACTGGATGAAAAACAATTTCCAGAAAGACTTCTGTAACAGGCATGAAAACACTGTCAATGATTTTTTACTAGAAGTTTGCAACAG ATGTCCAAACCTGCTATCTCTGACCCTCTCTGGATGCGGCCACGTTACAGATGATTGCATCTTGCTTCTTCTCAAGAACTGCCCAAACCTCAAGACACTCAAACTAGAAAACTGTGTGCGGATCACTGACCAGACACTAGAAGCAGTGACCCTCTATGGGGGGTCACTGCGAACGCTCCACATGGATTTCTGCCGGAACATAACACAAACTGGTCTAGAGAGAGTCAGGGAAAAGTGTCCTTCTGTAatgctgagagcagagaggagtGCTAACATGATTCCAGACAATAAGCCAGAAAAAAAGTTGATGCTtgaaaaagcatcaagaaaattGGTTCAGCTTTAA